In Dermacentor andersoni chromosome 4, qqDerAnde1_hic_scaffold, whole genome shotgun sequence, the following proteins share a genomic window:
- the LOC129384862 gene encoding uncharacterized protein encodes MEEPDHTPPLPTATSDGMSPECSSANAGAEDTAQKDNPVGKCLESAHSDGCGDQTHDGILRAHQEEPESETIEHAGLDFTKMAGNSDAPDLKNQSDAPVQQRSSAEVKERRHNSTCSLMLLRHTALRCHKHRHQCALNPYLTF; translated from the exons ATGGAGGAGCCAGACCACACACCCCCACTACCAACTGCTACATCTGATGGAATGTCACCTGAATGCAGCAGTGCAAATGCTGGAGCAGAAGATACCGCACAGAAAGACAACCCTGTCGGCAAGTGCCTAGAGTCAG CTCACAGTGACGGATGTGGAGACCAGACCCATGACGGAATTCTAAGAGCGCATCAAGAGGAGCCAGAATCAGAAACCATCGAGCATGCTGGTTTAGATTTTACCAAAATGGCTGGAAACAGTGATGCACCAGACCTGAAAAATCAGTCAGATGCACCAGTTCAACAACGGTCATCTGCCGAAGTCAAG GAACGCAGACACAACTCAACATGCAGTCTCATGCTGTTAAGACATACTGCTTTGAGATGCCACAAGCATCGTCACCAGTGTGCCTTGAACCCATATCTGACTTTCTGA